Within the Bacteroidia bacterium genome, the region GAGATGATTATTGGCCGGCGTAGGATACGCTGTGAGATGGAGCGTTACCGCTCCGGCAGAAACAACTCCCGTGAGTGGAAGCACCTCCACGATTCCGAAATACGGCACTTTATTATAAGCTGTAACGGCCACATGAATGGTATCCGGAAGGGTAACGGCAGGGAAAGTGATTGTTGCTGTTCCTCCGGAAATTGTTCCCACACCCAGAATATTTCCATTCAGGGTGAGCGCAACGCGTGCCCCATCGGTATTGGAATTAACCACCAGCTGCGTTACGCCTACGTTTTCGGTAAGAACGTGGCTGGCCGTGAGGGTCGACTGCATGTCTGTACGAACGAAAAGGGATGGATCACCAAAGGTGGTCCATGTATCGGTCATATCCATTCCGGAAGTACCGTACGCATCATTCATTTTCATACAACCGTTCATTGCGATGCCGGTGAAAGTGCGCTTGATATTGCTCTGATAGGTCTCCGTTAGAATAGCATTCATCTCGTCCATTCCTTCCATGGGTTCGTTCCAGTACTGGTTAATGGTAGACATCAGCGTACCTACTGCGCCGGCAGGAGCACCATTATTATCTGTGGCCCGCAGCCATTTTTCAGCAAAACATGTATTACCGACGAAATCGCCGTTTACGCAGGCTACAGAAAAAATAAATGGATATTTATCTGTGTTATTCAGCGCATCCACATCCGCATTTGAAAAACCTGAACTGACCCAGCTGTTGGCACTTCCATGCCCGGTATAGTTAATGATTCCCACTCCGGAGCTGATCACGGAAGACACCATGGATGGTGTGGGATTTCCGGAAGCGTCTCCGCCGCCCTGTGAACCGTCGTACAATTCCGCCACGGTGGAATAGGTATAGTTCATCAGCTGGGTCCGAATATTCCTGATATGCTCATAATCCATTTCATTGTCGTCTCCCGGCCCCTGATCCGAAGCGATGCCCAGCCCATTTTCGTACCAACCTGCGCTGAGCTGCGGAAACTGCTCGTAGCGAATTGTACGATTCACCATTGTGCTAACATCACTCACACTCTCGGCCGAAAAACGTCCTACCAGAATGTCGGGATACCTGTCGTTCCCTACCAGGTATGAATATCCGTTATCGGAATCACCACTGGCAGAAAAATACATACTGGCAACATGCTGTGCATCTCCAACCAGTAAAAGAAATGTAAGTCCGTTAGAGTTATAATAGTTCTCTACATAATTCTTGATCGCGGTGGCATTATTTCCCACCGTTGCGATATCCACCATGGTCACCGGAATTCCGATTTTC harbors:
- a CDS encoding T9SS type A sorting domain-containing protein → MKKGLLTISFFLACASLAFAGKQSQGVELLSSSAEGDIVKLTMKGYDLKGVKTPQGLAYIIQIENGTPMLVKGAPNLPKVTFSLAIGDLSHTELEVVSTSYKELTGIEIAPSKGTLLRNTNPSEVPFNRGVVYSHNAFFPGTLGSLGEPYIVRDVRGQAVQLYPFQYNPVTKVLRVYDEIVVRVKRVDNNGSNPLVRTGDDRVEGMEFSQIYRNQFLNHDYQIQYTPLGEYGNMLIISYGQYMNAMQPFINWKKKIGIPVTMVDIATVGNNATAIKNYVENYYNSNGLTFLLLVGDAQHVASMYFSASGDSDNGYSYLVGNDRYPDILVGRFSAESVSDVSTMVNRTIRYEQFPQLSAGWYENGLGIASDQGPGDDNEMDYEHIRNIRTQLMNYTYSTVAELYDGSQGGGDASGNPTPSMVSSVISSGVGIINYTGHGSANSWVSSGFSNADVDALNNTDKYPFIFSVACVNGDFVGNTCFAEKWLRATDNNGAPAGAVGTLMSTINQYWNEPMEGMDEMNAILTETYQSNIKRTFTGIAMNGCMKMNDAYGTSGMDMTDTWTTFGDPSLFVRTDMQSTLTASHVLTENVGVTQLVVNSNTDGARVALTLNGNILGVGTISGGTATITFPAVTLPDTIHVAVTAYNKVPYFGIVEVLPLTGVVSAGAVTLHLTAYPTPANNHLYIMAMIPASETAEMELTDVTGKKVMEIYHGKGSTSPIPVTADISALPGGVYFLRLQAGGNSFVKKVIISR